One window of the Shewanella cyperi genome contains the following:
- the tusD gene encoding sulfurtransferase complex subunit TusD, with the protein MSTFIIQVNGTAYGDSAAFHALKFTEAAIQAGHSILRVFFYQDGVFNSSSLLAPASDEFNIHQAWVELARQHRLELVNCVSAALRRGLLSAAEAREQGLAHWNVSEPVVMGGLGELVTGMVKADRLVCF; encoded by the coding sequence ATGAGCACTTTTATCATACAGGTTAACGGCACCGCCTACGGCGACAGCGCCGCATTTCATGCCCTGAAATTTACCGAGGCCGCCATTCAGGCGGGCCACAGCATACTCAGGGTGTTTTTCTACCAGGACGGGGTATTCAACAGCTCCAGCCTGCTGGCGCCCGCCTCAGACGAGTTCAATATTCATCAGGCCTGGGTCGAACTTGCCCGGCAGCACCGACTGGAGTTGGTCAATTGTGTTTCAGCAGCGCTCAGACGCGGCCTGCTATCGGCTGCCGAGGCCCGGGAGCAGGGTCTGGCACATTGGAACGTGTCTGAACCCGTGGTCATGGGTGGCCTCGGAGAATTGGTTACCGGCATGGTCAAAGCCGATCGCCTGGTGTGTTTCTAG
- the punR gene encoding DNA-binding transcriptional activator PunR has protein sequence MLSEQALQLVDTVAQVGSFTAAAAKLNKVPSAISYAIKQIEDELGTSLFNRHHRSVSLTPAGEHFVAEARAILKQLDAIKRSTQQVANGWQPRLGIAVDTLVRADRVSLLIADFYRHFDDVELVVSTQVFNGVWESLTLGHSQLAIGATTAIPVGGIYQYRDMGHIDWQFLVSRSHPLAQLDRPLTDEDMRGFAAITVEDTAREIPKRQSPLLDNQRRILVPDWIRAINCFREGLGVGYMPAHLAAPFVRAGALIEKQLERPQLPTPCCLAWNCAETSPALTWLLDYLGQGDKLQTDWLS, from the coding sequence ATGCTTTCTGAACAAGCACTGCAATTGGTGGATACCGTGGCCCAGGTGGGCAGTTTTACCGCGGCAGCGGCCAAGCTCAACAAGGTACCTTCGGCCATCAGTTATGCCATCAAACAGATAGAAGACGAACTGGGCACGTCCTTGTTTAACCGTCATCATCGCAGCGTCAGTTTGACCCCGGCCGGCGAGCATTTTGTGGCTGAAGCCCGTGCCATTCTCAAGCAACTCGATGCCATCAAACGTAGCACCCAACAGGTTGCCAACGGCTGGCAGCCGAGGCTGGGAATAGCCGTCGATACTCTGGTTCGGGCCGACAGGGTCAGCTTGCTTATTGCCGATTTCTACCGGCACTTTGACGATGTGGAATTGGTGGTCAGCACCCAGGTTTTCAACGGTGTATGGGAATCCTTGACCCTGGGTCACAGCCAGCTTGCCATAGGCGCAACCACGGCCATTCCTGTCGGCGGCATATATCAATATCGGGACATGGGCCACATAGACTGGCAATTTTTGGTGTCGCGCAGTCATCCCTTGGCGCAGTTGGACAGACCCTTAACCGATGAAGACATGCGAGGCTTTGCTGCCATCACGGTGGAAGATACGGCTCGGGAGATCCCCAAACGACAATCGCCACTGCTCGACAACCAAAGGCGCATTCTGGTGCCGGATTGGATCCGTGCCATCAATTGTTTTCGCGAAGGTCTGGGCGTGGGTTATATGCCGGCGCATTTGGCAGCACCCTTTGTCCGTGCCGGTGCCTTGATAGAAAAGCAGTTGGAACGACCGCAGTTACCTACCCCCTGTTGTCTGGCCTGGAACTGTGCCGAAACATCACCGGCGCTGACTTGGTTGCTGGACTACCTGGGACAGGGTGACAAGCTGCAAACCGATTGGTTGTCCTGA
- a CDS encoding cytochrome c oxidase subunit I has product MKHIAIAEQQDNSHQPTGFLSRYVWSQDHKVIAIQYACTAILVGLVALVLSALMRLQLGFPDSFSFIDPSAYLQFVTMHGMIMVIYLLTALLLGGFGNYLIPLMIGARDMVFPFLNMLSYWTYLLAVIILLSSFAVMGGPTGAGWTLYPPQAILAGTPGKDWGIVLMLLSLAVFIVAFTMGGLNYVTTILQARARGMTLMRMPLTIWGIFVATVLGLLAFPALLVSAIMMLLDKLVGTSFFMPAILSLGESLDYSGGSPVLFQHLFWFFGHPEVYIVALPAFGMVSDVIATHARKNIFGYRMMVWAIVAIGGLSFIVWAHHMYVSGMNPYFGFFFATTTLIIAVPTALKVYNWVLTLWRGNIHMTVPMMFAIGFIFTFTHGGLTGLFLGNVVVDLPLSDTYFVVAHFHMVMGVSPIMVLFAAIYHWYPKMSGRFLHQGLGKLHFWVTFLGAYAVYLPMHYLGFLGVPRRYFAMGPTEFIPESAQTLNASITVSALIVGFAQLLFIANLIWSTFKGKRASANPWHATTLEWQTPQTPPAHGNWGAELPVVYRWAYDYSVPGVKDDYIPQNCPQDAVVMATENLGERGEEADGFVG; this is encoded by the coding sequence ATGAAACATATCGCCATTGCCGAGCAACAGGATAACTCCCATCAGCCCACAGGTTTCCTGAGCCGCTATGTTTGGAGCCAGGATCACAAGGTCATCGCCATTCAGTATGCCTGCACCGCTATTTTGGTCGGCCTGGTGGCCTTGGTGCTGTCGGCGTTGATGCGATTGCAACTGGGGTTTCCCGATTCCTTTTCCTTTATCGATCCCAGCGCCTACCTGCAATTTGTCACCATGCACGGCATGATCATGGTTATCTATCTGTTGACGGCCTTGCTGTTGGGCGGGTTCGGCAACTACCTGATCCCCCTGATGATAGGCGCCAGGGACATGGTATTTCCATTTCTTAACATGTTGAGTTACTGGACCTACTTGCTTGCGGTCATCATCTTGCTGAGCAGCTTTGCTGTTATGGGCGGCCCCACAGGCGCCGGTTGGACCTTGTATCCTCCCCAGGCCATATTGGCGGGCACGCCGGGCAAGGATTGGGGCATAGTGCTGATGCTCTTGTCTCTGGCGGTATTCATAGTGGCCTTCACCATGGGTGGTCTTAACTATGTCACCACTATACTGCAGGCCCGCGCCCGCGGTATGACCCTGATGCGGATGCCTTTAACCATCTGGGGGATTTTTGTTGCCACAGTGCTTGGCTTGCTGGCATTCCCCGCGCTGCTGGTCAGTGCCATCATGATGTTACTCGACAAGCTGGTCGGTACCAGTTTCTTTATGCCGGCTATCCTGTCCCTGGGAGAAAGCCTGGACTACAGTGGCGGCAGCCCTGTGCTGTTTCAGCATCTGTTCTGGTTTTTCGGTCACCCCGAGGTCTACATAGTGGCCTTGCCGGCTTTCGGCATGGTGTCGGATGTTATAGCGACCCACGCCCGCAAGAATATCTTCGGCTATCGCATGATGGTGTGGGCCATAGTCGCCATTGGCGGTTTAAGTTTCATCGTCTGGGCCCACCACATGTATGTCAGTGGTATGAACCCGTACTTCGGCTTCTTTTTTGCTACTACCACACTCATCATCGCGGTGCCGACGGCCCTCAAGGTTTATAACTGGGTGCTGACCCTGTGGCGTGGCAACATTCATATGACGGTGCCGATGATGTTTGCCATAGGCTTTATCTTTACCTTTACCCACGGCGGGCTGACGGGCTTGTTTCTTGGCAATGTGGTTGTGGATTTACCCTTGTCGGACACCTATTTCGTGGTGGCCCATTTCCACATGGTGATGGGCGTGTCGCCCATCATGGTACTGTTTGCGGCCATCTACCATTGGTATCCAAAGATGAGCGGCCGATTTCTGCATCAGGGACTCGGGAAACTGCATTTTTGGGTGACCTTCCTTGGGGCCTACGCGGTCTACCTGCCGATGCATTATCTGGGATTCCTGGGTGTTCCGCGGCGTTACTTTGCCATGGGCCCCACTGAGTTTATTCCCGAGTCCGCCCAGACACTTAACGCCAGCATCACAGTGTCGGCCCTGATTGTCGGCTTTGCCCAATTGCTGTTTATTGCCAACCTCATTTGGAGCACCTTCAAAGGCAAACGGGCCAGTGCCAACCCCTGGCATGCCACCACACTTGAGTGGCAAACGCCGCAAACACCGCCGGCCCACGGTAACTGGGGGGCTGAGTTACCTGTGGTGTACCGCTGGGCCTACGACTACAGCGTGCCCGGGGTCAAAGATGACTATATTCCGCAAAATTGTCCCCAGGACGCCGTGGTGATGGCAACTGAAAACCTTGGCGAAAGAGGGGAGGAAGCAGATGGCTTTGTTGGCTGA
- the ccoN gene encoding cytochrome-c oxidase, cbb3-type subunit I: MMNHSQPTGADYNYTVVRQFALTTVMWGIIGMSLGVLIAAQLIWPQLNFETPWLTFSRLRPLHTNAVIFAFGTSALFATSYYVVQRTCQTRLFAPKLAAFTFWGWQAIILSAVITLPLGITTSKEYAELEWPIDIAIAVVWVSYAIVFFGTIIKRTTSHIYVANWFFGGFIITVAVLHIVNSMAVPVSLWKSYSLYSGAVDAMVQWWYGHNAVGFLLTAGFLGMMYYFVPKQAGRPVYSYRLSIVHFWALIALYIWAGPHHLHYTALPDWTQSLGMVMSLILFAPSWGGMINGIMTLSGAWHKLRTDPVLRFLVVSLSFYGMSTFEGPMMAIKTVNALSHYTDWTVGHVHSGALGWVAMVSIGSLYHLIPVLFGHGRMYSTTLVNTHFWLATIGTVLYIVSMWISGVMQGLMWRAVNSDGTLTYSFVEGLQASYPFYFVRFLGGCFFVAGMLIMAYNVYRTVKAPKDSLPALAEAKAA; encoded by the coding sequence ATGATGAACCATTCCCAGCCTACCGGCGCTGATTACAATTACACCGTTGTCCGCCAATTTGCTCTGACCACAGTAATGTGGGGCATCATTGGTATGTCATTAGGTGTACTTATTGCGGCTCAGTTAATCTGGCCACAACTGAACTTCGAAACTCCTTGGTTGACTTTTAGTCGCCTGAGACCACTGCACACCAATGCGGTGATTTTCGCGTTCGGCACATCAGCCCTTTTCGCCACCTCCTACTATGTCGTTCAACGCACCTGTCAGACCCGTCTGTTTGCGCCCAAATTGGCTGCATTCACGTTCTGGGGCTGGCAAGCCATTATCCTGTCAGCCGTAATTACGCTGCCACTGGGTATTACCACCAGTAAAGAATACGCTGAGCTGGAATGGCCTATTGATATCGCCATTGCCGTTGTATGGGTTTCCTATGCAATAGTGTTCTTCGGCACCATCATCAAGCGAACCACTTCCCACATTTACGTGGCCAACTGGTTCTTTGGTGGTTTCATTATTACAGTCGCCGTGTTGCACATAGTTAACTCTATGGCAGTGCCTGTCAGTTTGTGGAAATCCTACTCTCTGTACAGTGGTGCCGTGGATGCCATGGTGCAATGGTGGTACGGTCATAACGCGGTAGGCTTCCTGCTGACAGCAGGCTTCCTGGGTATGATGTACTACTTCGTTCCCAAGCAAGCAGGTCGTCCAGTTTACTCATATCGTCTGTCCATTGTGCACTTCTGGGCACTGATTGCCCTGTACATTTGGGCCGGTCCACACCACCTGCATTACACTGCCCTGCCCGACTGGACTCAGTCTCTGGGTATGGTGATGTCTCTGATCCTGTTTGCACCTTCATGGGGCGGCATGATCAACGGTATCATGACCCTGTCAGGCGCATGGCATAAACTGCGTACCGATCCGGTTCTGCGCTTCCTGGTGGTGTCTCTGTCCTTCTACGGTATGTCTACCTTCGAAGGCCCGATGATGGCGATCAAGACAGTTAACGCCCTGTCTCACTACACCGACTGGACCGTGGGTCACGTTCACTCAGGCGCTCTGGGTTGGGTTGCCATGGTGTCTATCGGTTCTCTGTATCACCTGATCCCTGTGCTGTTCGGCCACGGCCGCATGTACTCCACTACCCTGGTTAACACCCATTTCTGGTTGGCGACCATAGGTACAGTACTGTACATCGTTTCCATGTGGATCTCCGGTGTAATGCAGGGTCTGATGTGGCGTGCAGTTAACTCTGACGGCACCCTGACCTACAGCTTCGTTGAAGGTCTGCAGGCATCTTACCCCTTCTACTTCGTTCGCTTCCTGGGTGGCTGTTTCTTCGTCGCCGGTATGCTGATCATGGCTTACAACGTGTACCGCACCGTGAAGGCCCCGAAAGATTCACTGCCAGCCCTGGCTGAAGCCAAGGCCGCGTAA
- a CDS encoding NAD/FAD-utilizing enzyme — MVRHYYATADLDDLEQVEHELEANGITEPQIHVLSEQDGAVESHQLHEVEPVLKQDVVHSTEIGAFVGILVACAVLVIGYLLGLTEGPGGWVPLVFLAIVLLGFCTWEGGFIGIQVPNVNFKRFQGLLHRGRHVFFVDVEQEQEGLLSRVIMSHPRLHAVGTGEATPGWVVHSQDNFKRFMKFMP; from the coding sequence ATGGTAAGGCATTACTACGCAACCGCAGATCTTGATGATCTTGAGCAAGTTGAACATGAACTTGAGGCCAACGGCATTACCGAACCGCAAATCCATGTGCTCAGTGAACAGGATGGGGCGGTAGAGTCACATCAATTACACGAGGTCGAGCCGGTATTGAAACAGGATGTTGTGCACTCAACCGAAATCGGCGCCTTTGTAGGAATACTTGTAGCCTGTGCCGTGCTGGTAATTGGCTACCTTTTGGGGCTGACGGAAGGTCCCGGTGGCTGGGTGCCACTGGTATTCCTTGCCATAGTGCTGCTGGGTTTTTGTACCTGGGAAGGCGGCTTTATCGGGATCCAGGTACCCAATGTGAATTTCAAACGATTCCAGGGGTTGCTGCATCGGGGCCGGCACGTATTTTTTGTGGACGTTGAACAGGAGCAGGAAGGCCTTTTGTCCAGGGTCATCATGAGCCACCCAAGATTGCATGCGGTCGGTACAGGTGAGGCCACACCCGGCTGGGTAGTCCATAGCCAGGATAACTTCAAACGCTTTATGAAGTTTATGCCCTGA
- a CDS encoding c-type cytochrome — protein sequence MALVVALVILIIATLIFHFTSPWWFTPLASNWQTIDDTINITFWVTGLVFIAVNSFLAFALFRYRFDRNRRADYEPENKKLETWLVIATGLGIAAMLAPGLFVWNSFIKVPKEAHLVEAVGQQWSWSFRLPGADGQFGQSAVELITEQNPFGINPDDVNGLDDVLIKGNEMHLQQGQAIKLQLRSKDVLHSFSVPQFRVKMDLVPGLTSYMWFTPTKAGRFELLCQELCGMAHYTMRGIIQVDPPTEYQTWLASQPTFSQTQQKPQADNVAGKGLYQSCSACHGQAGEGNVALDAPALAGQGAWYLERQLQYFQQGIRGAHKDDVQGQQMAAMARMLANNEAIRQISAYIATLSPKSATASGDAGKGKALYHNCSFCHGEAGEGNYNQNAPRLAGQHDWYLRRQLEHFKQGIRGAHQQDLFGKQMIMMSRLLQSPQAIDDVVAYITALPGAVETIEEPRQTLTAQTAEQE from the coding sequence ATGGCTCTGGTAGTTGCCCTGGTGATATTGATTATTGCCACCCTGATTTTCCATTTCACCAGTCCCTGGTGGTTTACCCCGCTTGCGTCCAATTGGCAGACAATAGACGACACCATCAACATCACCTTTTGGGTCACGGGCCTGGTGTTCATCGCGGTAAACAGTTTCCTCGCTTTTGCCCTGTTTCGCTACCGCTTCGACCGCAACCGCAGGGCGGATTACGAACCGGAAAACAAGAAGCTTGAAACCTGGCTGGTGATAGCTACCGGTCTGGGTATCGCCGCCATGCTGGCACCCGGTTTATTCGTTTGGAATTCCTTTATTAAGGTGCCCAAGGAGGCCCATCTGGTCGAAGCGGTTGGTCAGCAATGGAGCTGGAGTTTCAGGCTTCCCGGCGCTGACGGCCAGTTTGGCCAAAGTGCGGTTGAACTTATCACAGAGCAAAACCCTTTCGGGATTAACCCGGATGATGTCAATGGCCTGGATGATGTGCTTATCAAGGGCAATGAAATGCATCTGCAGCAGGGACAGGCTATCAAACTGCAGTTGCGCTCAAAGGATGTGCTGCACAGTTTTTCGGTACCGCAGTTTCGGGTGAAAATGGATCTGGTGCCCGGTTTGACCTCCTACATGTGGTTTACTCCCACCAAGGCCGGTCGATTTGAACTCCTGTGCCAGGAGTTATGCGGCATGGCCCATTACACAATGCGGGGCATTATTCAGGTGGACCCGCCAACCGAGTATCAAACCTGGCTTGCCAGTCAGCCAACTTTTTCACAAACCCAGCAGAAACCCCAAGCCGATAATGTTGCTGGAAAAGGTTTGTATCAGAGCTGCAGCGCCTGCCACGGACAGGCAGGTGAAGGCAATGTTGCGCTGGACGCGCCGGCCCTGGCCGGGCAAGGGGCCTGGTACCTGGAGCGCCAGCTGCAATATTTTCAGCAAGGGATCCGCGGCGCCCACAAGGATGATGTCCAGGGGCAGCAAATGGCCGCCATGGCCAGAATGCTTGCCAATAATGAGGCCATTCGCCAGATCTCGGCCTATATAGCTACCTTGTCACCAAAGTCAGCCACAGCCAGCGGTGATGCCGGTAAGGGTAAAGCCCTGTACCACAATTGCAGTTTTTGCCACGGTGAAGCGGGAGAGGGTAACTACAACCAGAATGCGCCCCGATTGGCCGGTCAACATGATTGGTATCTGCGCCGACAACTTGAGCACTTCAAACAAGGGATCCGCGGCGCCCATCAACAGGACTTGTTTGGCAAGCAGATGATCATGATGTCGCGCCTGCTGCAGTCACCCCAGGCCATCGACGACGTGGTGGCCTATATCACAGCGTTACCGGGCGCTGTGGAGACGATTGAGGAGCCGCGTCAAACTCTGACTGCACAAACGGCGGAGCAGGAGTGA
- a CDS encoding DUF3369 domain-containing protein has protein sequence MLIEMAKKSPLFSGRKKSEPEHTGPAWKILVVDDEPDVHTVTKLALSRFKLDGRPLSFINAYSGEQAKDILNNEADVAVAFIDVVMESDHAGLELVKWIREELQNRTMRLILRTGQPGQAPEEDVIVNYDINDYKAKAELDSRKLVTSVYSSLRSYRDIMEIETARQAQVRHRKGLERVLEATSGLFELRTMHKFADGLLTQVANLMNLDTETLLLSCDAIDAISGNVGSEEIEILAGTGQFAAHHNKRLPQHIFKLLKQALTEEKCLYIDNCFVGYFPTKSGCINLLYMEGIDKINDLDKQLIDIFAINVGVAFENLLLNQEVEDTQSELILRLGDVVESRSKEAANHVKRMAAYCYDLALLAGLNEHQADLLKRAAPMHDIGKIAIPDAVLLKPGKLVEDEWSVMRQHPRIGYQILANSERPILNAAATIALQHHEKYDGSGYPDGLRANDIHIFARIVAIADVFDALAHARCYKEAWPLEAVLEEMQRLSGSHFDPELLEIFIANIDRFVTIKECWKDSAADY, from the coding sequence ATGCTCATTGAGATGGCAAAAAAAAGCCCGCTGTTTTCAGGAAGAAAAAAGTCAGAGCCGGAACACACTGGCCCCGCGTGGAAAATCCTGGTGGTTGACGACGAACCCGATGTTCATACAGTGACCAAACTGGCCTTGTCACGCTTTAAGCTGGATGGACGACCTCTGTCCTTTATCAATGCCTACAGTGGCGAGCAAGCCAAAGACATACTCAACAATGAAGCCGATGTCGCTGTGGCTTTCATTGATGTTGTCATGGAAAGCGATCATGCAGGTCTTGAACTCGTTAAATGGATCCGCGAAGAGCTGCAAAACCGTACCATGCGTCTTATTCTACGCACCGGCCAACCCGGCCAGGCACCTGAAGAAGATGTCATAGTCAATTACGATATCAATGATTACAAGGCCAAGGCCGAACTCGACTCCCGCAAGCTGGTCACCAGCGTGTACTCATCACTGCGCTCCTACCGCGACATTATGGAAATAGAAACCGCCAGGCAGGCTCAGGTACGGCACAGAAAAGGTCTGGAACGGGTGCTGGAAGCCACCTCGGGTTTATTCGAACTCCGCACCATGCACAAGTTTGCCGATGGTTTGCTTACCCAGGTGGCGAATCTGATGAATCTGGACACAGAAACCCTGCTGTTGTCCTGCGATGCCATCGATGCCATCAGCGGCAATGTGGGATCGGAAGAGATTGAAATTTTAGCCGGCACGGGGCAATTCGCGGCCCATCACAACAAACGTCTGCCACAACATATCTTCAAGCTGCTCAAACAGGCGCTGACCGAAGAGAAATGCCTTTATATAGATAACTGTTTTGTTGGCTATTTCCCGACCAAAAGTGGCTGTATCAATCTGCTGTATATGGAAGGCATAGATAAAATCAATGACTTGGACAAACAACTGATTGACATATTTGCGATAAATGTCGGCGTGGCCTTTGAAAATCTGCTGCTGAACCAAGAGGTTGAGGATACCCAGTCAGAACTCATATTGCGCCTTGGTGACGTGGTTGAAAGCCGCTCCAAGGAAGCGGCCAATCATGTGAAGCGGATGGCGGCCTATTGTTATGATCTCGCCTTGCTCGCCGGACTCAATGAACACCAGGCGGATCTGCTAAAGCGGGCAGCCCCCATGCATGACATAGGAAAAATTGCCATTCCCGATGCAGTGCTTCTCAAACCCGGGAAACTTGTCGAGGACGAATGGAGCGTGATGCGGCAGCATCCGCGCATCGGATATCAGATCCTGGCCAATTCAGAACGCCCTATTCTCAATGCTGCGGCCACCATTGCGCTGCAACATCACGAAAAGTATGACGGCAGTGGTTACCCCGATGGTTTACGCGCGAATGACATTCACATTTTTGCCCGCATTGTGGCCATTGCGGATGTATTCGATGCCCTCGCCCATGCCCGTTGCTATAAGGAAGCATGGCCCTTGGAGGCGGTATTGGAGGAAATGCAGCGTTTGTCAGGCAGCCACTTTGATCCTGAATTGCTGGAAATTTTTATCGCCAATATCGATAGGTTTGTCACTATCAAAGAATGTTGGAAGGACAGCGCCGCCGACTATTGA
- a CDS encoding cytochrome c oxidase subunit 3, which yields MALLAELGKKSWLTPDSQDKQALSSLEALEGARKTALLFLLAVITVLFFLFSITYVSRSQYPDFQGLAAEPWMPLAQSWRLWLNTAFLVLASSGLELAKRVNLPAQYGRLFLLWGGVILCSLAFIVGQLALWQLLKQQGFLIASNPANSYFYLLTGIHGLHLLAGILVLGRGLYLLSRQASTETIGQSLQLCAWYWHYLLLLWLYLFALLSAPAEAYNTIAAWCGL from the coding sequence ATGGCTTTGTTGGCTGAACTGGGTAAAAAGTCCTGGCTGACGCCGGACAGTCAGGACAAGCAGGCGCTTTCCAGTTTGGAAGCGCTGGAGGGTGCCCGAAAAACCGCACTGCTGTTTCTGTTGGCTGTCATTACCGTGCTGTTTTTCCTGTTCAGCATCACCTATGTATCCCGCTCCCAATACCCGGACTTCCAGGGCTTGGCCGCCGAGCCCTGGATGCCGCTGGCTCAGTCCTGGCGCTTATGGCTCAATACCGCATTTTTGGTTTTAGCCAGCAGCGGGCTCGAGTTGGCCAAGAGAGTGAACTTGCCGGCCCAGTACGGAAGGTTATTCCTGCTTTGGGGCGGGGTTATCCTCTGCTCTTTGGCTTTTATCGTCGGCCAGCTGGCGCTTTGGCAGCTGCTCAAACAACAGGGATTTCTGATTGCGTCCAATCCGGCCAACAGCTACTTCTACCTGCTGACCGGGATCCACGGGCTGCATTTACTGGCCGGGATCCTCGTGCTCGGCAGAGGGCTGTACCTGTTAAGCCGCCAAGCAAGCACAGAAACCATCGGGCAATCACTGCAACTCTGTGCCTGGTATTGGCACTATTTGCTCCTGCTGTGGTTGTATCTTTTTGCCTTACTCAGCGCCCCGGCCGAGGCATACAACACCATTGCGGCCTGGTGCGGTTTATAG
- a CDS encoding heme-copper oxidase subunit III family protein, translated as MPWGKLMMWLFLLSDTFVFSIFLTGYMTVRLSAMESWPNPSEVFALTIAGHHIPLVLIAIMTFILITSSGTMAMAVNFAYRGDRRRTVYFMLATAALGATFVCMQAFEWTKLILDEGIRPWGNPLGAAQFGASFFMITGFHGMHVTAGVIYLAVIARRVASGRYEEKGYHNVEISGLYWHFVDLVWVFIFALFYLW; from the coding sequence ATGCCTTGGGGCAAGCTCATGATGTGGCTGTTTCTACTGAGCGACACCTTTGTTTTCAGTATTTTTTTAACGGGTTACATGACGGTGCGCCTGTCGGCAATGGAGAGCTGGCCCAACCCCAGTGAAGTATTTGCCCTGACCATTGCCGGCCACCATATCCCCCTGGTGCTGATCGCTATCATGACCTTCATCCTGATCACCAGCAGCGGCACCATGGCAATGGCGGTCAATTTTGCCTATCGGGGCGACAGGCGCCGCACCGTGTATTTCATGCTGGCTACAGCCGCCTTGGGGGCCACTTTTGTTTGCATGCAAGCATTCGAATGGACGAAGTTAATTCTGGATGAAGGCATCAGGCCCTGGGGAAACCCCTTGGGTGCGGCCCAGTTTGGCGCCAGCTTTTTCATGATAACCGGTTTCCACGGTATGCATGTCACCGCTGGTGTGATCTACCTGGCAGTGATTGCAAGGCGGGTTGCGTCGGGCCGATACGAAGAAAAGGGCTACCACAATGTCGAAATAAGTGGCCTCTATTGGCACTTTGTTGACCTGGTGTGGGTATTTATTTTCGCGCTGTTCTATCTCTGGTGA
- a CDS encoding cytochrome C oxidase subunit IV family protein → MSQVIGQQHPISLYLKIWALLFVLSTMSYLVDYFQLHGALRWTLILLFMFLKAGLIISVFMHLAWERFALKLVLLLPPVAIAIFITLMAFEGHYTFFSRIMGFVST, encoded by the coding sequence ATGAGTCAGGTAATAGGTCAACAACACCCCATCAGTCTTTATCTCAAGATCTGGGCACTCTTGTTTGTGCTCAGCACAATGTCATATCTGGTGGACTATTTTCAGTTGCACGGTGCCCTGAGATGGACACTTATTCTGCTGTTCATGTTTCTCAAGGCCGGGTTGATTATCTCGGTGTTCATGCACCTGGCCTGGGAGCGCTTTGCCCTGAAACTGGTGTTGTTGTTGCCGCCAGTCGCCATCGCCATATTTATCACCCTGATGGCGTTTGAAGGACACTACACCTTTTTCAGCCGCATAATGGGCTTTGTCAGCACCTGA
- a CDS encoding SCO family protein: MHTDDTQTKVLALAVKSRLGLVSALIALALFGLLALLAPATTNIKPRLAQGYWLQPPKPLPDFSLTDHNGLKFNKTSLMGNWHILAYGYTSCPDVCPTTMLTLGALSKKLRNLDALKQPDFIFYTVDPLRDTEARLSDYVHFFEQGFGTKLMGLRTADINQQLSFEHFLGIKSSIEIKDINTQNITSTGFNDQYSVSHGMTLYVINPKAELSAVLMPTTNALGTSSFNLETLYQDFKTIIDALSITQ; encoded by the coding sequence ATGCATACCGACGATACGCAGACCAAGGTACTGGCTCTTGCCGTAAAAAGTCGACTTGGGTTGGTATCTGCACTGATAGCCTTGGCACTTTTTGGTCTATTGGCTTTGTTGGCTCCCGCAACCACTAACATAAAACCCCGACTTGCGCAGGGCTACTGGTTGCAGCCGCCAAAGCCGCTGCCGGATTTCAGCTTAACCGACCATAACGGCTTGAAATTTAACAAAACCAGCTTGATGGGAAATTGGCACATTTTGGCCTATGGCTATACCTCGTGTCCGGATGTTTGCCCGACAACAATGCTGACGCTCGGTGCCTTGTCGAAAAAACTGCGAAATCTGGATGCATTGAAACAGCCGGATTTTATTTTTTACACAGTAGATCCGTTAAGGGACACAGAAGCCAGGCTCAGTGACTACGTGCATTTCTTCGAGCAGGGTTTCGGTACCAAGTTGATGGGCCTCAGAACTGCGGACATAAACCAGCAACTGAGCTTCGAACACTTCCTGGGTATCAAAAGCTCAATTGAGATAAAGGACATCAACACCCAGAACATTACTAGCACGGGATTCAACGACCAATACAGCGTCAGCCATGGTATGACACTGTATGTTATCAATCCCAAGGCTGAACTCAGCGCTGTCTTAATGCCGACCACCAATGCCTTGGGCACCAGCAGCTTCAACCTTGAAACTCTTTATCAGGATTTCAAAACTATTATTGACGCACTGTCTATTACGCAGTAA